A region of Moorena sp. SIOASIH DNA encodes the following proteins:
- the hisD gene encoding histidinol dehydrogenase: MLRIITEQAEAQTELRRIRDRTASDQMLNKEATVREVLQAVKRKGDVALLHYTEEFDQLRLSREQLRISGSELDAAYQQVSKELLDAIQLAARQIEAFHRQRVPKSWVQFGEDDVVLGKRYTPVDKAGLYVPGGRASYPSTVLMNAIPAKVAQVNQIVMVTPPRPDQSINPAVLVAAQEAGIHEIYRVGGAQAIAALAFGTETIPNVDVISGPGNIYVTLAKKLVYGIVGIDSLAGPSEVLIIADQEANPVHVAVDLLAQAEHDPMAAAILLTTDAQLAKQVQVQVQQQLKDHPRRLLTEKAIAHYGLIVVVDSLEVAAQLSDEFAPEHLELEITQPWDLLDYIHHAGAIFLGNSTPEAVGDYLAGPNHTLPTSGAARYASALGVETFMKHSSLIQYSDRALHKVAGAIETLAEAEGLPSHADSVRLRTQLDAGGSKGVEQ, translated from the coding sequence ATGCTGCGAATCATAACTGAGCAGGCTGAGGCACAAACTGAACTGCGACGTATCCGCGATCGCACGGCTTCTGACCAAATGCTGAACAAAGAGGCAACTGTAAGGGAAGTTTTACAGGCAGTGAAGCGTAAAGGAGACGTAGCGCTCCTGCACTACACTGAGGAATTTGATCAGCTGAGATTGAGTCGAGAACAACTGCGAATCAGCGGTTCGGAACTAGATGCGGCTTACCAACAGGTCTCCAAGGAATTACTGGATGCGATTCAATTAGCCGCCAGACAAATCGAGGCATTTCATCGACAACGAGTTCCCAAATCCTGGGTGCAATTTGGTGAAGATGATGTGGTTTTAGGCAAGCGCTACACTCCTGTAGATAAGGCTGGACTATATGTTCCTGGAGGTAGGGCGTCCTATCCCAGTACTGTGTTAATGAATGCTATTCCAGCCAAGGTAGCTCAGGTTAACCAAATTGTAATGGTTACTCCACCAAGACCTGATCAAAGCATTAATCCGGCTGTGCTTGTGGCTGCTCAGGAAGCCGGTATTCATGAGATTTACCGGGTAGGTGGTGCCCAAGCAATTGCAGCCTTAGCCTTTGGAACCGAAACCATTCCCAACGTGGATGTGATTAGCGGTCCGGGGAACATTTACGTAACCCTGGCCAAGAAACTGGTTTACGGTATTGTAGGGATTGACTCCCTGGCTGGTCCTTCTGAGGTATTAATTATTGCGGATCAGGAAGCTAATCCAGTTCATGTGGCTGTCGATCTATTGGCTCAGGCAGAACATGACCCAATGGCAGCAGCAATTCTCCTGACCACTGATGCTCAATTAGCCAAACAAGTGCAGGTGCAAGTGCAGCAGCAACTAAAAGACCATCCACGACGCCTGTTGACAGAAAAAGCGATCGCTCACTATGGTCTAATCGTTGTTGTTGATTCTTTAGAAGTGGCAGCACAACTGTCTGATGAGTTTGCTCCAGAACACTTAGAACTAGAAATTACCCAACCTTGGGACTTACTAGACTATATCCACCACGCTGGGGCAATTTTCTTGGGTAACTCAACCCCTGAAGCAGTAGGTGATTACTTAGCTGGACCCAATCACACCCTACCAACTTCAGGTGCTGCTCGTTATGCTTCTGCCCTAGGTGTGGAAACCTTTATGAAGCACTCCAGTTTGATTCAGTATTCAGACCGAGCCCTCCATAAAGTGGCTGGTGCTATCGAGACTCTTGCTGAAGCAGAAGGTCTACCATCTCACGCTGACTCTGTGCGCTTACGAACTCAGCTTGATGCTGGGGGGTCAAAGGGAGTAGAACAATAA
- the rpsT gene encoding 30S ribosomal protein S20: MANNKSALKRIKIAERNRIRNKAYKSAVKTLTKNYCAALEEYERQPSPEALEEVKRRMSEAYSKIDKAVKRKVLHRNNGARKKASLAKKLKAIEAQLNATVTESPAV; encoded by the coding sequence GTGGCTAATAACAAGTCTGCCCTCAAACGCATAAAAATCGCCGAACGGAACCGAATTCGGAACAAAGCCTACAAATCAGCGGTGAAAACGCTGACCAAGAACTATTGTGCTGCCTTAGAAGAGTACGAACGCCAACCAAGTCCGGAAGCCTTGGAAGAAGTCAAACGTCGAATGTCAGAAGCATACAGCAAAATTGACAAGGCTGTCAAGCGTAAGGTGCTCCATCGTAATAATGGCGCTCGGAAAAAAGCAAGTCTTGCCAAAAAGCTCAAAGCTATAGAGGCTCAACTTAACGCTACTGTGACCGAATCACCTGCTGTATGA